One window from the genome of Epinephelus fuscoguttatus linkage group LG3, E.fuscoguttatus.final_Chr_v1 encodes:
- the yju2b gene encoding probable splicing factor YJU2B, giving the protein MGERKGTNKYYPPDFDPAKHGSLNGYHKTHALRERARKLSQGILIIRFEMPYNIWCDGCKNHIGMGVRYNAEKKKVGNYYSTPIYRFRMKCHLCVNYIEMQTDPATCDYVIVSGASRKEERWDMAENEQILTTERTEKEKLETDAMFKLDHGGKDKEKLKKALPSLSEIQDHQSGWKDDFQLNSTLRRKFRTEKKVLAEQEEKDNVVRMRTNLSIPLLPEKEEDKRLAALLTYQAPDSYEDKQHSKRKEIASRSWFNTTSSTPGGAAGSLLHKLGLQGKEAAVAKALSSSHSPLIRKRSGGPGVKSEPCATVTRRESHPEINTHNGDVTQGKEAPCITQVGLEVKGTNGSASRETHAETTEGAEEGLTKDSGKEKEQYRSLGGLASLVADYSDSDSDPGQ; this is encoded by the exons ATG GGTGAAAGAAAAGGAACAAACAAATACTACCCTCCAGATTTTGATCCAGCCAAG CATGGATCCCTCAATGGCTACCATAAAACTCACGCTCTGCGGGAGAGGGCCAGGAAACTGTCCCAGGGCATCCTCATCATCAG GTTTGAGATGCCCTACAATATCTGGTGTGATGGCTGCAAAAATCACATCGGCATGG GGGTCCGTTACAATGCTGAGAAGAAGAAAGTGGGGAACTACTACTCCACGCCAATCtacag GTTTAGGATGAAGTGCCATCTGTGTGTCAACTACATCGAGATGCAAACAGATCCGGCGACCTGTGACTATGTAATCGTAAGCGGGGCGAGCAGGAAGGAGGAACGCTGGGACATGGCTGAAAATGAGCAGATTCTCACCACAG AGcggacagagaaggagaaactGGAGACGGATGCCATGTTTAAACTTGACCACGGTGGGAAAGACAAGGAGAAGCTTAAGAAGGCTCTGCCCTCTCTGTCAGAGATCCAAGACCACCAGTCTGGCTGGAAGGACGACTTTCAGCTCAACAGCACCCTCCGCAGGAAATTCAGG ACGGAGAAGAAAGTTCTGGCCGAGCAGGAGGAGAAGGACAACGTGGTGAGGATGAGGACCAATCTGTCCATCCCGTTGTTgccagagaaggaggaggacaaGAGACTGGCAGCACTGCTCACATACCAGGCACCCGACT CCTATGAGGACAAGCAGCACAGCAAGCGGAAAGAGATTGCCTCTCGTTCGTGGTTCAACACCACCTCATCCACACCGGGAGGCGCTGCAGGCAGTCTCCTCCACAAGCTTGGCCTGCAGGGGAAAGAAGCAGCAGTGGCCAAAGCCCTGAGCTCCTCGCACAGCCCCCTGATCCGCAAACGCTCAGGAGGACCGGGAGTGAAGAGCGAACCCTGCGCCACTGTCACTCGCAGAGAGTCGCACCCTGAAATCAACACACATAATGGAGATGTCACTCAGGGAAAGGAAGCCCCGTGTATAACACAGGTGGGGCTGGAGGTAAAAGGGACAAATGGCAGTGCGTCCAGAGAGACGCATGCTGAAACCACAGAGGGAGCAGAGGAAGGACTGACAAAGGACTCTGGGAAGGAGAAGGAACAGTATAGAAGTTTAGGAGGGCTCGCATCCCTGGTGGCGGACTACAGCGACTCAGATTCAGACCCAGGACAGTGA